CAGTTGCTTGTTGGCTGAGATACTGCAGGCAGCGGCCATTGTCTTCGCGCCATTGCCGCTCCAGCGCATCGGTAGGCACGATACCGCTGCCGATGTCGTCAAAAATCAGGATTTTATCCTGCCAAACAGCCTGATGCTCTTCAAACCAACGCAGCGGATCCGTGTTTTCCCGGCGCAGTTGATAAACAAGAGTGTGCAGCTGCTGCCAGATTTTCTTCGAAGCATCAGGAGAAGTGTCCGCTGCGCTGCAGGTAAAGCAATCCTGCGGCTGTAAGCCAAATTCGCTGCAGGCAAACTGCAATTTACCCTGATAAGCGCCGCCAAAGATTAAGATCATCATTTGTCACTCCTAGTAAAATAGATGCACCAGACAGGCGAAGCCAAAGAAAGCGCCTGTCTCACAGAGCGTCAGAGCATAACCGGAGAGGTCACCGGAAATACCCCCCAATTGTCTGATGGCTTTCTGCAAGGGCAAAAGGAAGCAGCCGGTTTGCAGCAGCAGCAGCAGGAAAGCGAGCGGACCGCAGTATATAAAGGCAATGACCAGACTAACACCAAACAAGAAAAGCAGCAAATCGGCCTGCCTGGCTCCGTTCCCTTTTTGGAAGAAAACCGCCAGGCTGCTGTTAGGCAAGGCGGGACAGCGCAACAGCGCAATGGCTGTCAGCAGGCGCGAGGTGAAGGGAATCCACAAGAACAGCCAATAAGGCGGCCGGTCTGACAGACAGACAACAGCGGCAGCCAGCTGGAAACTGAACAAGCAGGCGAGAGAGATAACCGCAAAGGCGCCGGTATGCGGATCTTTCAGGATGCGCAGCTGCTCCGCTCTGTCACGCCGGGAGAGGAGCGCGTCGCTGGTATCCATAAATCCATCCAGATGGAGAAAGCCGCTGCTAAACCAGGGGAAAAGCGCCATCAGCACCGCCTGCAGCGGTAAGGGCAGAGACAGCAGCAGCAAAGCACGGTAGAGCAGCCACCAGAGACCACCCAGCAACAAACCGGTCAGCGGCAGCAAGCGCAGCACATAGACCGCGGCGTCTTCCTGCCAGACGTTTTTCAGAAAAGGCAGATTGGTGAACATGCCCAGATTCATCAGCCAAGCCTGCCGGATGCGTTTGATCATCGCAAAGCCTCCCAAAGCGAGCTGCCTTTGTGGCAAATCAGCTGGCCATACTGCGCTTCCAGGACCAGATCGGCGGCTGCTGCCATGCGGCAGTGCAGTTTGCCCAGCATGGCGCGGTAGTGTTCGGTTTCTTCCGCAAAAAAGCGGGCTTCCGAGAAGACATCGTTGGAGACGGTCACACTGTGCCGCAGGCCGGAACTGAGTGTTTGCCATTGCCAAAACAGGTGATCGCCGCTTTGCCAGTCCGGCGGCCAATTGCGGAAGGTGGCATTGGCCAGCAGCGTCGTCATGCAGTCGATCAGCACCACCGCTGCAGGAGACAAAACACCGAAAGCCTGTTGGATCTCAAAGGGATATTCCAGTGTTTCAAAACCCAAGCCCTGCCGTTCGCGCAGATGACGGGCGACCCGAGCTTCATCCTCCCGATCCATTGGCTGCATGGTAGCCAGATAATAAAGCGGAGCGGCATCCGGGCGGGCAAGCCGGACGGCGAGTTGCTGTGCCTGCAGGGATTTTCCGCTTTTACTGCCGCCGCAAAGTAAGATACGCATCGACCTCAGTCCTTTTCTGTGGCGCTGCCGAGACTTTTCTTATAATCTTCTTCATTGAGTAAAGAATTGTCAAAGGTGAGCATTTCGTTGATGATCAGCAAGGCAGCATCAATCAGCTGCATGGCCAGCGGGCAGCCGCTGCCTTCTCCTAAACGCATGTTCAGCTGCAGCATGGGCTGCAGCCCAAGATAAGCGGCGCCTTTCAGGAAGCCCGGCTCGGCGGAAGCATGGGAAGGAAACATGTACTCCCGTGCCAGCGGCGCTGCTTTGACTGCCAAAACGGCAGCGGTCAGGGAAATAAAGCCGTCGATGATGACCGGCAGGCGGTAGTAAGCGGCGCCCAGAAATAAACCGGTCAGCGCGGCCAGATCGAGACCGCCGACCTTCGCTAAAATATCGAGGTAATTTTCCCGGTCCGGTTGATGCAGCCGGAGGGCGGCGCTCAGCACGTGTTTTTTTTTGGCGAACGCCGCATCGCTCAAACCGGCGCCGCGGCCGACGGATTCTTCGGCAGTCAAGTCCAGTGCTGCCATCATACAGGCGGCGGAACTGGAGGTATTGCCGATACCGACTTCTCCGCTGCCGAGCAGTTGATAACCCTGCTCAAAGGCATATTGAGCCTGTTCGAAACCGATTTCCACGGCGCGTTCGGCAATGTCCGGCGGCATCGCCGGCATGACCGCAAAATTGGCCGTACCTGGCATTAATTTGCAGTTGAGGACCCTGCTGCTGGCCACCGGGCCGATAATACCCAGATCCAGCAGGCGAAGGTCCGCTTTCGCCTGTTTGCAAAGCAGATTGATGGCGCAGTTATCGGTATTGCCGTAGTAAGTCATCAGCAGATTGGTGAAATTTTGCGGTGCGGAAGCGATGCCTTCGGCATAAATGCCGTTATCGGCTCCAAACAAAACATGCAGCTTACGCGGCAGGCTATTCTGAACGCGGCCGGTGATACCGGCCAGGCGGATGCTGATTTCTTCCAGACTGCCAAGACTGCCCGGTGGTTTGACCAGACTGTCTTGGTAACGCTGTGCCAACTGCATGGCGGTTTGGTTGAGCGGCTGGATCTCTTGCAGTAAACCGGTATATTTCATTTCAGAATCCCCTGATCTTTATTTTGCAGGATCGGTTTCTGCCAAGCCGGATCTTCAACGGGATAGTCGAGGCGGAAATGCACACCGCGGCTTTCTTTGCGTTCATAAGCGCCTGCCGTCACCAGCTTGGCGGTGGTCAGCATCGACTGCAGCTCAATAGCGTCTTTCAATTGTGCCGGCGTCGTGGCTGCCGCTTCCGCCAGTTGCTGCTGTAAATCAGCAATCACTGCTATGGCTTCCTGTAATCCGGCTGCGCTGCGCAAAGGTCCTGCCAGACGATCCATGGTCTGATTCAGCTGACGGCGCAAATCCGCCGGCCGCACTCGTGCGTTGTTGCCGGTCAGCGTCGTGCGTTGACTGTGCAGGCTGCCGGTAAGACAATTTTGATGTTCTTTGGCGTAATTACCGGCATTCTTACCCGCTTTCAGGCCAAAGTAGCTGATATTGGTCAGGGCATTACCACCGATCCGATTGGCGCCGTCGATTCCTCCGGTTACTTCACCACAGGCATAGAGACCGGCAAGACCGGTTTCGCATTCGGTATTGATCACAACCCCACCGCTCATATAATGCACCAGCGGGTGGATACGGACTGGCTTTTGGGTAAAGTCATGTTCCGGTCGATTCAGTTTTAAAATTCCCCTGTAACGCCGCTGCCACTGGCCATCTGTCAGCTTTTCCAAATGCAGCAACGGCGCGTCGCCATCCTGCCACTTTTGGGCGATCGCAATGGAGGTGCGGTCGCGGGCGTATAAATTGCCTTCCCGTCCCGAAGCGATACCCCAGCTGAGCAGCAGATTTTTCAAAAATTCCGCGCCGCTGCGGTCGGTAAACGGTGCATCGTCAATCACCCCCAAATCGATAAACCACATGGGCAGAGCTTCTTCCGCCAAACCCATAGGATAAAACTGTACAAATTCCATATCACGAAAAGGCAGCCCCAACTCGTACAGCAAATGATATCCGTCACCGGTGGTGGTCAGCGGATTGTTGGTACGTCCGTACGTACGGCCGCCGCCGCCGGTTGCTACCACAAGAGAGGCGCAGCGGAGCAGTTGCTTTTGTCCGTTTCTCAGGTTGAGCACGGCAGCGCCGCAGACATGGTCTCCCTGCAGCAAAATTTCATAAACGGTTTGTTCGGCTAAAAAGTCCACGCCTTTTTCGATACAAGCTTGCAATAACGGCAGAGTCATCCCCATACCGCCAACCATAGCGTTGGGAGCGTAAGCGCCGACGCTTGCGCCGTTGGCATGCACTTTCATCCGCATACCGTATTGCTGCAGGTTGAGTACCGCCAGCGGACCTTCCCGGCAATAAAGATCGAGCAATTCCGGGTTATTGATCCGGCGTCCGATTTCGCGCGTTTTATCGCGGTGACTTTGCCAGGCTGTGCCCGGTCCGGCAAAACTGAAGCCGCCGCCGGCAAAGGCGGTGCAATTGGCCTTGCCGGCTGCCGTCTTGCTGATCAGTAAAACGGAAGCCCCCTGTTCCCGGGCGGCAATGGCAGCGCACAGACCGGCGCCGCCGCCGCCGATGACAATGACATCATAAAAAGACTGCATGAGTTCGCCTTCTTTCTTTTCTTTCGGGTCGTTTTCGTGTCCTATTATGACATACTTTTACGGAATGAGCAACGTCTGATGTTGCCATTCCGGATTCGCATCGAAAATTTACTAAAGATTTTCAGACGCGGCAGAGAGCAAAATCTTCATTGTCTGTACAAGGAGAAAGCTTTGATTGCGTCGAAAGTAAAACAGATTGTGGGAAAGAAGACCCCGACGGCAATTGGTTTTTTACCGGTAAATCAAAAAGGAGAATGGAAAAATGACGAATCAGGAAGTCGCCCGCCTGGCAGATCAGTTTCAGCCCCGCCTGGTGGACCTGCGGCGGCAAATTCATAGGCACCCGGAACTTGGCTTTCAGGAATTCAGGACCGCGGCGCTGGTTGCGGATACCTTAGAAGGCTGCGGTCTGGAAGTCACGCGTAACGTAGCCAAAACAGGTGTTGTCGGTTTGCTGCGCGGCGGTGCCGAAGGCCCTACCGTGGCTTTGCGGGCCGATATGGATGCATTGCCCATCCAGGAATTGAATGAGACCGAGTATCAGTCGCAGCAAGCCGGTGTGATGCATGCCTGCGGTCATGATGTACATACGGCTTGTTTGTTGGGAGCGGCAATGATTTTGGCGGAGCTCAGGCAACAAATCAGGGGCAATGTTAAGTTCATTTTTCAGCCTGCCGAAGAAGGACCCGGCGGCGCACTGCCGATGATTGCGGCTGGTGTGTTGGAAAATCCCAAAGTCGATTACATTTTCGGCGCCCATGTTTGGCACGATCTGCCTGCCGGCAGCATTGCTGCCCAGGCCGGTCCGATCATGGCTGCACCGGACAACTTCACAATTACCATCATCGGACGGGGCGGACATGGTGCGCAGCCGCATCTGTGTATCGACGCGCTGGCGGTTGCCGTACAGTTCATCAGCGGATTGCAGCAGATTGTCAGCCGCAGAACCAATCCGTTCGATCCGGTTGTGCTGACCATTGGTCAGATGACCGCCGGTGTGCGCGGCAATGTGATTGCCGAACAGGCTGTGCTGAACGGGACCTTACGGACTTTGAATAAAACAACACAGGCCAATTGTCAAAAATGGATGCAGGAACTGCTGGCGGCTACCTGCTCTGCTTTTGGCGCGCGCTATACGCTGGAATATACCGAACAGTATGATCTGACCTCCAGTGATGCCGCTTTGACCAAACAGCTGATTGCTTCTGCCGTGTCCGTCTTGGGCAGCGATCACGTGATCACGCAGCTGGAACCTTCGATGGGCGGAGAAGATTTTTCCTTTTTTATGCGGGAGATTCCGGGCGTTTATTACCGCCTGGGTATTGCTGACAGCGAAAAAGGTCTTTATCCCATACATCATAACCGTTTCGATGTCAATGAAAACGCATTGGCAACAGGAGCGAAGGTGATGGCGCAGGTTACCTTGGACTTATTAAAATAAAGGGGTGCTTTTCCATGGATAAGATGATTCTGACACCCGGACCGGTAGAGGTTGCCGAGCCGGTCCGTTTCGCGATGGCCAAACCCATTCTCAATCCGGATCTCGATCTGGACTTTTTTGACTTTTACGAAAACTTATGCGGCAAATTGAAAAAACTGCTGCACACGCAAAACGACGTGCTGGTGCTCAACGGCGAAGGCATTCTGGGGCTGGAAGCGGCCGTGGTCAACCTGGTGCAGCCCGGTGAGACGGTTTTAGTCTTGGACAACGGCTTTTTTGGACGCGGTTTTGCTGATTTTGTCACCGGCTGCGGCGGCAAGGTCGTCTTTCTCAGCAAGGATTATAACGAAGCGATCACAGCGGAGGAAATCAGGCAGGCGCTGATTGAGCACCCGGAAATCAAAGTGGCAACCATGGTGCATTGTGATACGCCTTCCGGTATGTTAAACCCGGTGGGAGAACTGGCGCGGGTTTGCCGTGAGAGAGGCGTAATATCCGTGGTGGACGCGGTTGCTTCCATGGCAGGGGAAAAGATCGAACTCGATGACTGGCAGATTGACATCGTGATCGGCGGTTCGCAGAAAGCGCTCTCGGCGCCTCCCGGTCTGACCATTCTGGCGATCTCTCAGCAGGCCTGGCAGAAAATGCTGGAACGCGAAATTCCTTACGGCGGTTATTATTTAAATTTGGTCACCTGGAAAAACGGTTGGCTCGCCGGTACTAAAGAATTCCCCTATACCATGCCGATTTCCGATTTGTACGCTTTGGAGGAAGCCGTAAACCGCGCCCTGGCGGAGGGAGAAGGTCTTTATGCGCGTCATCGCATGGTCGCATCCGCCGTACGTGAGACCTTGAGCCGCGCCGGTTTTCAACTGATGCCGCGGCAGGATTGCCGGGCGGTGACTGTGACAGCCATCATGGTGCCGCTGGGTATCGATGATGAACGGTTTCGGCGTCAGCTCTGGAAAAAGTACGGTGTGATGATTGGCGGCAGTTGGGGAAGTCTGGCCGGCAAAGTTTGGCGCATCGGTCATATGGGGGAAGGTGCCCGTCCCGAGAAACTATTCCGCTTCTTTGATGCTTTTGAAAAAAATCTGCGCGATTTCAAGCGCGAACCCTATCCGATGGCCGCCGTTTTTGCGGAGCTTTATCAGGAAAGTGAAATTTGATTGCAATGACCATGATAAGAGGTGAAGCCCTTGCACGTCTTTAACCTGGCACGGCCGCAGCCGGGAGAACCGACGCAGAAACAATTGCGCCGGAATATTTTCCGCATGATCTGGCCGGTGACCATCGATTCCGTGCTGCAAATGACGGTCGGTATGGTGGCGACGGCCATGGTAGGACGACTCGGAGCTACTGCCATCGGTGCAGTCGGACTTTCCTCGCGTCTGACCCAAATCAGTTGGGCGCTGTTTGCCGGTATTGCCACCGGTGTGACCGTTTTGGTCGCCCGCTGCGTGGGAGCCAAACAGATTGAAGAAGCCAGAAAAATCGCTTATCAGGGCCTGATCAGCGCTCTGATTCTCATTGCCGGGATGACTGCGGTCAGTTTTGTCTTTGCCGAACCTTTTTTACGCAGTATGAATGTCGATGGAGAATTACTGGCTGCCTGTTTGCAGTATTTGAGTATTGCTTTGTTTACACTGCCCTTGATCGCCGTGATTCAGATCAGCGGCGGCATTATGCGCGGCATGGGGGATACAAAAATCCCTATGCTGGTTTCCCTGGCTGTCAATTTGGTCAATGTAGGCGGCTGCTGGCTGTTGATCTACGGCAATCTTGGCTTCCCGGCGCTTGGTATCCGCGGTGCGGCCATTGCCTCTCTGTTTGGACAGGGTATCGGCGCCATTCTGGCGCTCACTGTAATTTTTCTGCCCATTTCCAAACTGCAATTAAAAAAAGAGGATATCGGACCGCTGAACTTCAAAGAAATCAAACGCATCATGCGTATCGGCATCCCCAGTTCCGCCGGTGATTTATTCTGGCAGATGGCTTCCATCGTGATGACGGGGTTGATTGTCACTTTCGGCACGGTACCGTTAGCGGCGCATAACCTGGGAATGCAGGCGGAAGGGATCTCCTACATGCCGTCCATTGGCTTAACCATCGCCGCGACCGCTTTTGTCGGTCAGAGCCTGGGCGCGAAAAACCTGAATCTCACCAAACGTTATATTCAGGAAATTTTCCTCTGGGCATTGCTGTTTTGCTCGTTTGCCTCGTTGTTGCTGATTTTCGGCGGCCGATTCTTGCTTTCCCTGCTGACGGACGATCAGGAAGTGATCACCTTAGGCGCCAAATATCTGTTTCTGATGGGATTCTGCCAGATTCCACTCGATATGGCAGGTGTGATCAACGGTGCGCTCAAAGGAGCCGGCGACACCAAGTGGGTGATGTATATCCAGGCCATTGGCATGTGGCTGCTGCGCATCCCGCTGTCCTATGTCTTAGGCAAATACTTGGGTTTTGGTATCATGGGTGTCTGGTGGGCGATGACCATCGATTTGTTTGTGCGTTTTATTCTGGTCGTTCTGCGCTATGCGCAAGGGAAATGGCAGACGATGGAGGTTTAGACGGAGCGATTGCCAATGTTTTGTCCGGGCTGCCGCGTTTGCTGCAACGGAGGATTCCAGATTCACTGAAATAACAAGAGGAGGAAACAAAAATGTATTGCAGAGATTTTATGATCGACCGTAAGGAAGTTATCTCGGTCACGGAGGATTACAGTTTGGCGAATACCCTCAAACGGATGGATTTGTACGGCTTCCGCGCCTTGCCGGTTTCCAATTACGGACGCTTTGTTGGTGTGGTTGATATGTTTGATATTTACCAGCATATTTATATCAAGCGTGATGTGGATTTGGAAAAGGCCCTGGTCCGCGATGTCATGCATACGGATGTGGCTTATGTCAATGGCACCGATGTGATTGAAGTCGCCGCCAAATTGCTGACGCAGCAGCGCGTTATGTTTCTGCCCGTGCTGCAGGATGATACCAAGGACCAGTTTATGGGCATCCTGCCGGTTAATCGCTTGATGAAGATTTTTATGTCCTCGATTGGCATGGACTATCAAGGTAACCGGATTACGGTTTGTCTGAGCAATGAAAAAGGGGAATTGGCACGCCTGCTGCGTCAATTGGTGCGCGCCGGTGCCAATATTGAAGGTTTGGTACCAATTCATATGCCGGAACTGGGGGATGATCAGCAGCTGCGGGTGATTGTCAAATTTGATGGCGATATGGAACGGGTGGAATTGGCCTGCCAGGATGCCAACATCAAGATTTTAACCAAGAATGTCAGCTAAACCGAACTAGAGCCAGCGCTGAACCGGGCGTTATCAGGGCTGTCTCAAAAGTGGGCAGGCAGCAGTCTTTATTAAGCGGAGCAGAATACCGTTCAAAGGAGGTGGAGCCGTGGGAGAACAAACAAATGAATTGGTGCAGTTTTGTCAGCAATTGAAAGACGCCTTACCGCAAACTTGCGAAGTAGAGCATCTGACCGCCGATCTGGAGACGCGTCGCTGGCATTTGGTTTTACAGGGGCTGAACGATCTGTCAGCGCGTCGGCGCTGTGAAAGCGAGTTGAAGCAGGTGATCGGCAGCCGCTGGCAGATTGTTATTACCTGGCTGGAAGCGGAACAGAGTCCGGTCAGTTCGGAGTCTTTAGCCAATGAAAGCGAAGAACCACCCTGGTCAAGAGAAGAAGAACAAACGCAGGCGATCAGCGAGGCAGAAGACGCCGCACTGCCGCAACAAGTTGTGCCTAAAACGGCGTTTATGGCGGTTGACGACAGCAATATGGATGAAACCGGTGATCCAATGACATTGGAGCAAGAACCTTTTTTTGAAGACAATGCGCTGGAAGAGGAAGTTCCCTGGCAGCCTGTCACCAAAATTGACCGGACGGCAAGCGATGCCTCCGCTGAATTTCGCCGTAAGCGGGACGAAGAAATCCGGGCGGAAGTAGATAAAGTGCGCAAAGAAGCGAGTCAGGCTGTCTTGCATCCGGTTTCGGCAGCGGCAAACTATCTGGGAAAGACGATCATGGAGGTCGCCGTTCCTCTGAAAAAAATAGAGGAAAGCCCCTATCTGCAAACCATTCAGGGTCAGATCTTTGCTCTGGAAAAACAGGCGCTGCGCAATGGTCAGACGGTTTATAAATTCGATCTTTATGACGGCAGCGATTCCCTCACCGTCAAAGCGTTTATTCGGGACAGTACCAACAGTAATTACAATAACAATAATGCTTATCAGAGCAGCCGCAATAAGCAGCAGTCTCAGCGCATGGATGATTTAAAACTGGGAACCTGGGTCAAAGTCAGCGGCAAAGCAGCCGCCGATCGTTTTGAGGATAACGAAGTCACGATGAGCGCCGAGGCCATCAATGATACCGAAGCGCCGCCCAATAAACGCCATGACACAGCGACAGCAAAACGAGTGGAGCTGCATGCGCATACCAATATGAGCAGCATGGATGCCTTGTGTGATGTGACTGCTCTGGTCAAACGGGCGGCTGAATTTGGTCATCAAGCCATTGCCATTACCGATCACGGTGTGCTGCAGGCGTATCCGGATGCGGCGGCGGCGGCGAAAAAATATGGCATAAAAATCATTTATGGCTGTGAAATTTACCTGATTGATCGTCTGGAAGATCGCAAATATCATCACTGTGTCGTTTTGATCAAGGACAAAGCCGGCTTAAAAGAAATGTACAAGCTGACCAGCAAGGCGCACCTGGAAAACTTTTATAAACGTCCCCGCGTCTTGCGGCAGGATCTGCAGGCAGTGCGGCAGCATTTCCTGATCGGGTCCGCCTGTGCCTACGGGGAAGTCTATGAGGCGCTGATCGAAGGTTTCGAAGGGGATTTCAGCCGGGCACGGGCAACCGCCAAAGAATTGGCGCGGTTTTATGATTATCTGGAAATCATGCCGGTCGGCCATAATGCTTTCGCTATCCAGAATGGTCAGGTTGCCGACGAAAACGGACTGCGGCAGATCAACCGAACCCTTTGGGAAATCGGCAAGGAATTAGAGAAGCCTGTGGTCGCTACTTCGGACGTACATTTTTTGGATCCGGAGGATGTCATCTTCCGCGATATTTTACAGGCTGGTCAGGATTATGAAGCGGATGAATCCAAACCGCTCTTATATTTTCGCACCACAGAAGAAATGCTGGCTGAATTTCCGGACTGGCCTGCCGAAGAAGTAGAGGAATTGGTGATCGGCAATGCGCAGATGCTTGCGGCTGCCGTCGAATCTTTCGATCCCATGCTGCATAAGCTCTATCCGCCAAAGATTCCGGGAGCGGCCGAGGAACTGCAGCGCATTACCTATGAAACGGCGCATGCCATGTATGGTGATCCTTTGCCGCAAAATGTGGCGGACCGCATCAAATGGGAACTCGACTGTATCATCGGTTACGGTTATGCCGTTAATTACTACATTGCCTATCGCTTGGTTAAGAAATCGATGGAAGACGGTTATTTGGTGGGTTCGCGCGGTTCGGTCGGCTCCTCCCTGGTGGCGACGCTGACCGGGATCACGGAAGTCAATCCTCTCTCGGCGCACTATCGCTGTCCCAGGTGCAGATATTCCGATTTCTCACATGAAAAAGAATATGACTGCGGTGCGGATATGCCGGATATGTCTTGCCCGAAATGCGGCGAACCATTGCTGAAGGAGGGTTTCAATATCCGTTTTGAAGTCTTCATGGGCTTTGCCGGCGATAAGATTCCGGATATCGATTTGAATTTTTCCGGTGAATATCAGGCGCAGGCGCATAAATACACCGAAGAACTGTTCGGCAAAGAATTTGTTTTCCGCGCCGGCACCATTTCTACCGTAGCTGAGAAAACCGCTTACGGCTTTGTCCTGAAGT
The sequence above is a segment of the Negativicutes bacterium genome. Coding sequences within it:
- a CDS encoding MATE family efflux transporter, with amino-acid sequence MHVFNLARPQPGEPTQKQLRRNIFRMIWPVTIDSVLQMTVGMVATAMVGRLGATAIGAVGLSSRLTQISWALFAGIATGVTVLVARCVGAKQIEEARKIAYQGLISALILIAGMTAVSFVFAEPFLRSMNVDGELLAACLQYLSIALFTLPLIAVIQISGGIMRGMGDTKIPMLVSLAVNLVNVGGCWLLIYGNLGFPALGIRGAAIASLFGQGIGAILALTVIFLPISKLQLKKEDIGPLNFKEIKRIMRIGIPSSAGDLFWQMASIVMTGLIVTFGTVPLAAHNLGMQAEGISYMPSIGLTIAATAFVGQSLGAKNLNLTKRYIQEIFLWALLFCSFASLLLIFGGRFLLSLLTDDQEVITLGAKYLFLMGFCQIPLDMAGVINGALKGAGDTKWVMYIQAIGMWLLRIPLSYVLGKYLGFGIMGVWWAMTIDLFVRFILVVLRYAQGKWQTMEV
- a CDS encoding adenosylcobinamide-GDP ribazoletransferase — its product is MIKRIRQAWLMNLGMFTNLPFLKNVWQEDAAVYVLRLLPLTGLLLGGLWWLLYRALLLLSLPLPLQAVLMALFPWFSSGFLHLDGFMDTSDALLSRRDRAEQLRILKDPHTGAFAVISLACLFSFQLAAAVVCLSDRPPYWLFLWIPFTSRLLTAIALLRCPALPNSSLAVFFQKGNGARQADLLLFLFGVSLVIAFIYCGPLAFLLLLLQTGCFLLPLQKAIRQLGGISGDLSGYALTLCETGAFFGFACLVHLFY
- a CDS encoding FAD-binding protein — protein: MQSFYDVIVIGGGGAGLCAAIAAREQGASVLLISKTAAGKANCTAFAGGGFSFAGPGTAWQSHRDKTREIGRRINNPELLDLYCREGPLAVLNLQQYGMRMKVHANGASVGAYAPNAMVGGMGMTLPLLQACIEKGVDFLAEQTVYEILLQGDHVCGAAVLNLRNGQKQLLRCASLVVATGGGGRTYGRTNNPLTTTGDGYHLLYELGLPFRDMEFVQFYPMGLAEEALPMWFIDLGVIDDAPFTDRSGAEFLKNLLLSWGIASGREGNLYARDRTSIAIAQKWQDGDAPLLHLEKLTDGQWQRRYRGILKLNRPEHDFTQKPVRIHPLVHYMSGGVVINTECETGLAGLYACGEVTGGIDGANRIGGNALTNISYFGLKAGKNAGNYAKEHQNCLTGSLHSQRTTLTGNNARVRPADLRRQLNQTMDRLAGPLRSAAGLQEAIAVIADLQQQLAEAAATTPAQLKDAIELQSMLTTAKLVTAGAYERKESRGVHFRLDYPVEDPAWQKPILQNKDQGILK
- the cobT gene encoding nicotinate-nucleotide--dimethylbenzimidazole phosphoribosyltransferase, producing MKYTGLLQEIQPLNQTAMQLAQRYQDSLVKPPGSLGSLEEISIRLAGITGRVQNSLPRKLHVLFGADNGIYAEGIASAPQNFTNLLMTYYGNTDNCAINLLCKQAKADLRLLDLGIIGPVASSRVLNCKLMPGTANFAVMPAMPPDIAERAVEIGFEQAQYAFEQGYQLLGSGEVGIGNTSSSAACMMAALDLTAEESVGRGAGLSDAAFAKKKHVLSAALRLHQPDRENYLDILAKVGGLDLAALTGLFLGAAYYRLPVIIDGFISLTAAVLAVKAAPLAREYMFPSHASAEPGFLKGAAYLGLQPMLQLNMRLGEGSGCPLAMQLIDAALLIINEMLTFDNSLLNEEDYKKSLGSATEKD
- a CDS encoding amidohydrolase; translation: MTNQEVARLADQFQPRLVDLRRQIHRHPELGFQEFRTAALVADTLEGCGLEVTRNVAKTGVVGLLRGGAEGPTVALRADMDALPIQELNETEYQSQQAGVMHACGHDVHTACLLGAAMILAELRQQIRGNVKFIFQPAEEGPGGALPMIAAGVLENPKVDYIFGAHVWHDLPAGSIAAQAGPIMAAPDNFTITIIGRGGHGAQPHLCIDALAVAVQFISGLQQIVSRRTNPFDPVVLTIGQMTAGVRGNVIAEQAVLNGTLRTLNKTTQANCQKWMQELLAATCSAFGARYTLEYTEQYDLTSSDAALTKQLIASAVSVLGSDHVITQLEPSMGGEDFSFFMREIPGVYYRLGIADSEKGLYPIHHNRFDVNENALATGAKVMAQVTLDLLK
- a CDS encoding bifunctional adenosylcobinamide kinase/adenosylcobinamide-phosphate guanylyltransferase — encoded protein: MRILLCGGSKSGKSLQAQQLAVRLARPDAAPLYYLATMQPMDREDEARVARHLRERQGLGFETLEYPFEIQQAFGVLSPAAVVLIDCMTTLLANATFRNWPPDWQSGDHLFWQWQTLSSGLRHSVTVSNDVFSEARFFAEETEHYRAMLGKLHCRMAAAADLVLEAQYGQLICHKGSSLWEALR
- a CDS encoding alanine--glyoxylate aminotransferase family protein, which codes for MDKMILTPGPVEVAEPVRFAMAKPILNPDLDLDFFDFYENLCGKLKKLLHTQNDVLVLNGEGILGLEAAVVNLVQPGETVLVLDNGFFGRGFADFVTGCGGKVVFLSKDYNEAITAEEIRQALIEHPEIKVATMVHCDTPSGMLNPVGELARVCRERGVISVVDAVASMAGEKIELDDWQIDIVIGGSQKALSAPPGLTILAISQQAWQKMLEREIPYGGYYLNLVTWKNGWLAGTKEFPYTMPISDLYALEEAVNRALAEGEGLYARHRMVASAVRETLSRAGFQLMPRQDCRAVTVTAIMVPLGIDDERFRRQLWKKYGVMIGGSWGSLAGKVWRIGHMGEGARPEKLFRFFDAFEKNLRDFKREPYPMAAVFAELYQESEI
- a CDS encoding bifunctional adenosylcobinamide kinase/adenosylcobinamide-phosphate guanylyltransferase — protein: MILIFGGAYQGKLQFACSEFGLQPQDCFTCSAADTSPDASKKIWQQLHTLVYQLRRENTDPLRWFEEHQAVWQDKILIFDDIGSGIVPTDALERQWREDNGRCLQYLSQQATEVYRLFCGLPTRLKP
- a CDS encoding CBS domain-containing protein; its protein translation is MYCRDFMIDRKEVISVTEDYSLANTLKRMDLYGFRALPVSNYGRFVGVVDMFDIYQHIYIKRDVDLEKALVRDVMHTDVAYVNGTDVIEVAAKLLTQQRVMFLPVLQDDTKDQFMGILPVNRLMKIFMSSIGMDYQGNRITVCLSNEKGELARLLRQLVRAGANIEGLVPIHMPELGDDQQLRVIVKFDGDMERVELACQDANIKILTKNVS